In Plasmodium gaboni strain SY75 chromosome 8, whole genome shotgun sequence, one DNA window encodes the following:
- a CDS encoding hypothetical protein (conserved Plasmodium protein, unknown function) — protein sequence MFYGKVVKPDETVVPEVKDGYSVIHLSRACLNNPEHEGKIYVQVEDGNGCYNICCLQKNVCEDTPLDIFLMLDNDVKIKTSGSSNEVHIVGYYEVSFGQDNLDEDEDEFEDEFDNDEVRMLTKKNTLKNSLSNGISKRKKNLENNEDDETNVGRNDEDDDDEDDEDDDDEEDDEDDEDDEEDDEDEEDDEDEDDEDEDEEGEDEDDEEDEEEDDEEEDEEAEDVENKKKGADKKKNKRSLDNKNDGPLKKSKVDDEGQFEKDLVAFLKKNGKSKLTELGKVKKPEGLKMKLGFFIKKHSNVFKFDNEGQIVSLK from the exons atgttttatg gTAAAGTAGTTAAGCCTGATGAAACTGTTGTCCCTGAAGTTAAAGATGGATATTCAGTTATTCATTTATCTAGGGCCTGTTTAAATAATCCTGAACATGAAGGAAAGATATATGTCCAAGTCGAGGACGGAAATGGATGCTACAACATATGTTGCttacaaaaaaatgtatGTGAAGACACTCcattagatatatttttgatgTTAGATAATgatgtaaaaataaaaactaGTGGAAGTTCAAATGAAGTCCATATTGTAGGTTACTATGAAGTGTCTTTTGGTCAAGATAATTTAGACGAAGATGAAGATGAATTTGAAGATGAATTCGATAATGACGAAGTAAGAATGcttacaaaaaaaaatacattaaaaaattctCTTTCCAATGGTATATccaaaagaaaaaaaaacttaGAAAACAACGAAGATGATGAAACAAATGTAGGAAGaaatgatgaagatgaCGATGATGAAGACGATGAAGATGATGACgatgaagaagatgatgaagatgatgaagacgatgaagaagatgatgaagatgaagaagatgatgaagatgaaGACGATGAAGATGAGGATGAAGAAGGAGAAgatgaagatgatgaagaagatgaagaagaagatGATGAGGAGGAAGATGAAGAAGCAGAAGATgttgaaaataaaaaaaaaggagcagataaaaaaaaaaataaaagatcCTTAGATAACAAAAATGATGGTCCATTAAAAAAATCTAAAGTTGATGATGAAGGTCAATTTGAAAAAGATTTAGTAGCCTTcttgaaaaaaaatggaaaaagTAAATTAACAGAATTAGGTAAAGTTAAAAAACCAGAAGGActtaaaatgaaattaggtttctttattaaaaaaCATTCAAATGTTTTCAAATTTGATAATGAAGGACAAATTGTTtcattaaaataa
- a CDS encoding hypothetical protein (conserved Plasmodium protein, unknown function), with protein MSENVKYYYDIVTSKLYFFDILSVQWKEYNEDNFNDEYSQGNKTTKDNEKDNVDKYSFYNTRNVQQKIKKGYKEIPHKKKDSNNQLYELTNNVSNKIMRGGNNLIKKLKESLNISDPSNSQKDSSYVNEQSQKVIKETNDHIYPSQGDIKNYNNENKVEYDDSLYNYYEEEEEEEEEEIINNNNSKTKEEDGEYQNNVHNNDNHTYDYNNISNSYTDEYEQYNDNVYNESGNYEINDKNYYDENMNYYEDPENYDTDDKNDYEENGYYYEQDMKHYNKENNYEYDETEKYNNNNNNNNNNNNNNNNDNNNNNNNNNNDNIPSSNKGKQSDSKDTQNSKETFYNYEKQHLESTTPYDKIYLNEKKEDTYGYSPVIENNEEYIKDTEDVENKNILKEHNDNKLLKKLNKEEVQKKNSAYSRYSSHSSCGSNKLSERINSLINQSYSIHSLTPQHRSYMTKSSYYHSNHYYSNNSLSKRGSSNLIDNLLSHSGTKSDNFQSFNDTENNDGKDNNSEEGIMHKKTSKVNFEEVNDSKEQNIDQDKKVYKENEESNVHNETNDTSEIPFVRRATRTLTFKNQGGLTGCLKTVHKKKQELMSSSPNGVSDIDIKIANLKRRARELAQRYKSKEYSNHDQEKTKNMKTKFEEIVYQAQKQKRELQQVQNTSCD; from the coding sequence ATGTCAGAGaatgtaaaatattattacgATATAGTAACGAGcaaattatatttttttgatattcTGAGTGTTCAATGGAAAGAAtataatgaagataatTTTAACGATGAATATTCACAAGGTAATAAAACAACCAAGGATAATGAGAAAGATAATGttgataaatattcattCTACAACACCAGAAATGTGCAACagaaaattaaaaagggatataaagaaatacctcataaaaaaaaagattcTAACAATCAATTGTATGAATTAACTAATAATGTTTCTAATAAAATTATGAGAGGTGGTAATAATCttataaagaaattaaaagaatCACTTAATATTTCTGATCCATCAAATTCACAGAAGGATTCCTCATATGTAAATGAACAAAGTCAAAAGGTAATTAAAGAAACAAATGATCATATTTATCCTTCTCAAGgtgatataaaaaattataataatgaaaacAAGGTAGAATATGATGActcattatataattattatgagGAGGAGGAGGAGGAGgaagaagaagaaattattaataataataatagtaaaaCGAAAGAAGAAGATGGAGAGTATCAAAATAATGttcataataatgataatcatacttatgattataataatatatcaaatagTTATACAGATGAATATGAACAATACAATgataatgtatataatgaatctggaaattatgaaataaacgataaaaattattatgatgaaaatatgaattattacGAAGACCCTGAGAATTATGATACAGATGATAAAAACGattatgaagaaaatggatattattatgaacaGGACATGaaacattataataaagaaaataattatgaataCGACGAAAcagaaaaatataataataataataataataataataataataataataataataataatgataataataataataataataataataataatgataatatcCCTTCAAGTAATAAGGGTAAACAATCCGATTCTAAGGATACACAAAATAGCAAAGAaactttttataattatgaaaaacAACATTTAGAAAGCACTACTCCATATGATAAgatttatttaaatgaaaaaaaagaagatacATATGGATATTCACCCGtaatagaaaataatgaagaatatataaaagatacAGAAGATGtggaaaataaaaatatattaaaagaacataatgataataaacttcttaaaaaattaaataagGAAGAAGTACAAAAGAAGAATTCTGCATATTCACGTTATTCTAGTCATAGTTCATGTGGTTCAAATAAATTAAGTGAACGTATAAATAGTCTAATAAATCAATCATATAGTATTCATTCACTTACACCTCAACATCGTAGTTATATGACAAAGAGTAGCTATTATCATAGTAATCATTATTATAgtaataattctttatcAAAAAGAGGTAGTTCCAATTTAATAGACAATTTATTAAGTCATAGTGGAACAAAATCAGACAATTTTCAGTCTTTCAACGATAcagaaaataatgatggaaaagataataattcaGAAGAAGGAATAATGCATAAGAAAACTTCAAAAGTTAATTTTGAAGAAGTAAATGATTCAAAAGAACAAAACATTGATCAAGATAAAAAGGTATATAAGGAAAATGAAGAATCTAACGTACATAATGAAACTAATGATACATCTGAAATACCATTTGTACGTAGAGCAACCAGAACACTTACTTTTAAAAACCAAGGGGGGTTAACTGGATGCTTAAAAACAGTTCATAAGAAAAAACAAGAATTAATGTCATCGTCACCAAATGGTGTTAGCgatatagatataaaaattgCAAACCTTAAAAGAAGAGCAAGGGAATTAGCTCAAAGATATAAATCCAAAGAATATTCAAATCATGATCAAGAAAAAActaaaaatatgaaaacAAAATTTGAAGAAATAGTTTATCAAGCACAAAAGCAAAAAAGAGAATTGCAGCAAGTGCAAAATACATCATGtgattaa
- a CDS encoding putative CS domain protein: MEREKHENMLMAIARDFNSIDDLIETFLNFLENKTDYFHVMLNDKDVEILSKKYDGAILKNLLNNNNCGFKAHSREQLLIKSFRKHQINYIMRKQPYIIENEEMKNKYLTSCDELKKVKYMPITEHINMKKQESSSKLDSDVHSSNIAQENHISIWNGGKTDKYYWNQALKEINLELPLNEEIKPNDVNVQITNTNIKIYHSGVLKLEGMFYEEVDKQECVWSIEDKKKIIIYLEKKRENWWPCVIKGDTEIDTKNIESKKNLTDFDEKTQGEIRKFLLEQRMKNEGIPTPEDLRKQTMINNVLSSKGSTFDR, encoded by the exons atggAGAGAGAAAAGCATGAAAATATGCTCATGGCAATTGCCCGGGATTTTAATTCAATAGATGATTTAATAGAAACTTTCTTAAACTTCTTAGAAAATAAGACGGACTATTTCCATGTTATGCTTAATGATAAAGATGTAGAAATTTTGTCGAAAAAATATGACGGAGCTATActtaaaaatttattaaataataataattgtgGATTTAAAGCACATAGTAGAGAACAACTTTTAATTAAATCATTTAGAAAACatcaaataaattatataatgagAAAACAACCATATATAAttgaaaatgaagaaatgaaaaataaatatttaacTTCTTGTGATGAGttaaaaaaagtaaaatatatgcCAATAACAGAACATATCAACATGAAAAAACAAGAAAGTTCAAGTAAATTAGATTCGGATGTACATTCATCTAATATTGCTC AGGAAAATCATATATCTATATGGAACGGAGGGAAAACAGACAAATATTACTGGAATCAGGCCCTAAAAGAGATAAATTTAGAATTGCCtttaaatgaagaaattaAACCGAATGATGTGAATGTTCAAATTACcaatacaaatattaaaatttatcattctg gTGTATTGAAATTAGAAGGAATGTTTTATGAAGAAGTTGATAAACAAGAATGTGTATGGAGTATagaagataaaaaaaaaattataatttatttagaaaaaaaaagagaaaattGGTGGCCATGTGTAATAAAAGGCGATACAGAAATAGATACCAAAAATATAgaatcaaaaaaaaatttaacCGATTTTGATGAAAAAACGCAAGGGGAAATTAGGAAATTTTTACTTGAACAACgaat GAAAAACGAAGGCATACCTACTCCAGAAGATTTAAGGAAACAAACAATGATAAATAATGTCTTAAGCAGCAAAGGATCAACTTTTGACAgataa
- a CDS encoding hypothetical protein (conserved Plasmodium protein, unknown function), translated as MSSATQLGISEREYEEALAVEKLFFLSSRERCNYCNYGKSTFVDTFNYEFLCDKCSYRSKHKKKIGEDSISYYDVQKLEKKFGDSAYYKQHSNKHHHHHHHHHNKKSSYSQEKKSKSKNRRSSTRKHIEVVTDSSDSDYDEKYKKKEKKKKKEKDRDRDRDKDRDKDKDRDRDRTRDKSYKDNKDSKYKRKKKYDDSDDDFDDEFSLNDYDPNTPGMIGIMNSNHMSNSDYKNNFDNNFNEFDGNHLNYNQMSEHNYHDFNAFNNNMSNHIPFDNNNNPYQKNNFHLKYMNSPNSDLANINPICSDEFNPMYFNKMNYPNNFNMKLNEDPDINNKMKYNNKMSMVPYDPFDNSSNGESNRYSNAMDSANYYSSTNNMNNMSSMSNMNNMNNMNNRLYLLNKRNSLNNNYAQNNIKPLYNQQYSNKNMYNNPLNNNPNPLNQKMSFDNNMSSNKNKMYQNKRNSTYILNNNLNKSGSGSGLLHSGNNMNLLCYSQQNSLNDMNRFHDNNMYNPDFAPVNVSDKNPFSLHNMISTPNNRKSYNALNSLNSDVSNNNMSRNSFKALSYPVFDSNKKF; from the coding sequence ATGTCGTCAGCAACACAATTGGGTATATCAGAAAGAGAATACGAAGAAGCTTTAGCTGTTGAGaaattgttttttttatcatcaaGAGAAAGATGTAATTATTGTAATTATGGAAAGTCAACATTTGTTGACACATTTAATTATGAATTTTTATGTGACAAATGTTCATATAGAAGTAAACATAAAAAGAAGATAGGAGAAGATTCGATAAGTTATTATGATGTTcaaaaattagaaaaaaagTTTGGTGATTCAGCTTATTATAAACAACATAGTAATAAACATCATCACCATCACCACCACcatcataataaaaagtCAAGTTATAGTcaagaaaaaaaatctaAATCAAAAAACCGACGTTCATCAACTAGAAAACATATTGAAGTAGTAACAGATAGTTCTGATTCTGattatgatgaaaaatataaaaaaaaagagaaaaaaaaaaaaaaagaaaaagatagAGACAGAGATAGAGATAAGGATAGAGATAAAGATAAAGATAGAGATAGGGATAGAACAAGAGATAAAAGttataaagataataaagatagtaaatataaaagaaaaaaaaaatatgatgatTCAGATGATGATTTTGATGATGAATTTAGTTTAAATGATTATGATCCAAATACTCCTGGTATGATTGGAATTATGAATTCAAATCATATGAGTAATTCAGattacaaaaataattttgataataattttaatgaaTTCGATGGGaatcatttaaattataatcaAATGAGTGAACATAATTATCATGATTTTAATgcatttaataataatatgagTAATCATATACcatttgataataataacaatccatatcaaaaaaataattttcatttaaaatatatgaacTCACCGAATAGTGATCTAGCCAATATCAATCCAATATGTTCAGATGAGTTTAATCCAATgtattttaataaaatgaattatcctaataattttaatatgaaattaaatgaagatcctgatataaataataaaatgaaatataataataaaatgagTATGGTACCATATGACCCTTTTGATAATAGTAGTAACGGTGAAAGTAATAGATATAGTAATGCTATGGATAGTGCAAATTATTATAGCAGcacaaataatatgaataatatgagTAGCATGAGTAAcatgaataatatgaataatatgaataatagattatatttattaaataaaagaaattctttaaataataattatgcacaaaataatataaaaccGTTATATAATCAACAATATTCAAATAAgaatatgtataataacCCCCTGAATAATAATCCAAATCCATTGAACCAAAAAATGTcttttgataataatatgtctagtaataagaataaaatgtatcaaaataaaagaaattcaacatatatattaaataataatctaAATAAATCAGGTAGTGGTTCAGGATTATTACACTCAGgaaataatatgaatttattatgttattCACAACAAAATAGTTTAAATGATATGAACAGATTtcatgataataatatgtataatcCTGATTTTGCACCTGTAAACGTTTCTGATAAAAATCCATTTTCTCTACACAATATGATATCCACACCTAACAACCGAAAATCTTATAATGCCTTAAATAGTTTGAATAGTGATGtaagtaataataatatgagTAGAAATTCATTTAAGGCCTTAAGTTATCCTGTTTTTGATtcaaacaaaaaattttag